Sequence from the Primulina huaijiensis isolate GDHJ02 unplaced genomic scaffold, ASM1229523v2 scaffold37775, whole genome shotgun sequence genome:
atattatacaaGTAATTATTAATGCTTGCTTGTTTTTTTCACTGTTGGCCTTCTCATTTTTATagattgatttatttaataaatctattaataataataaatccattatatataattatatgttttacaattaatttttttatgaaatatgtgtttatataattttgagaTAATTCGAAATGAGTCTTCATAAAATATCCTTTTGACCAATTGATTTTATTTACGTTTTCTTGGAACAATAATTTANACGTGGAGCGTCCGCGCCTACAAGGCGTGGATTGAAGTACTtttgcaaaataatttttttttgaaatctttttaaattttttaaattaataataaaaaaaaccccTCTCCCACCTATCCTCTGCGTCCACAATTAGGGCAAAAATTTCTCCCATTCCAAAACAGTCGATCATCCGTTATAACGGCGTTTTTTCTAACAGAACGCCAACTCAAAGCACTTTCCTTCGCCGCCTGTAATTTCGTCCCGGTGAGCCTCTTTCGCCGTTCCGATACAGATTCTGCGAACCATGATTGTGACTAGCCAAAGGTGAACTTTTAGTTTATTTTCTCAACGTTTGCATGATCGTTGAACTGGATTTGCCAGCTTCGAGGTGTCTAATTAGAAGGAATTACACTTACTATACAATCgcaaataaaaattacatatgaAATTTGAGATATTATTCTTTGAGATGAGAACCTACTTGTTCGCAGTGAAGTGTGTACTTAAATTTCTTCACGTCTTAATCTTTTTTTGCTGAGATAAATGGAAAATATCATCGTTCAAATTCTGTATTTCTGTTTGAATGTTCTATTCTAGTAGTTGAGGGCATCAGCGTGTTCGTCATCGTGCCACAATGGGTATGGGTATGGGTATGAACTTTTtcgttgttttattttatgttgaaCAATAGTGTTTGATGATTTTGAGATGTTTCTTTGGAAAACACAATGGCtgaatttccattttttttcaatattttgcaTGATTGGTGGATTGGATTAACACCCTTTGATATGCCAAAAATGGTACAATTTACATGTGAACATAAAGTGATAGATTGTGAATAAATTTTCCAATTTATGGCTGTGTTAGTATTTACTGGAAATTTATGTATTGGAGACAATTTTTTGCCAAAGTAAGAGATGACGCAAACAACTACCAATGAGTAATTTCTTATTAATCATAGGCCATGAGTATTGATGGTTTCCATTGTTTTGACTGCTGGGACAAATATGAGAGTAAACCTAAAAAACACGAGACCGCTAGTAAATTTCATATCTGAAACAAATTCAAGAGCCTTTTACCACATACTTGGATTAATAACAGACTAggacataaataaaataaaaagaaaagaaaagaaaaaggagaatgCAAAAGAATTACAGCCTTAATTGAAATGATGGAAGAAAGTCTTGTCCTTAATAAGCTCTTCACTCAGATGCATTGGGATCAGTTCTCAGCCATATTCATTTCTAGCGCAACTTGCTTTCTTGTACGATTGATGTTGAGAAGACTCAAGTATGTATGCTTCTCTAGCTCTTCCAGCTGTCCCAAAAACCTAGGCTCTTGCATTTGGAATACCTTGGCAGCCACCTCTAAAGTCTCACTCTTCCCCCTTTTAACACAATTATCAACTAGCAAGTGCATGTCTTCCATTTCCTCGTTCATAGTCTTTTCGAGCCAACTTACTGTGTCGAAATCATTGATCAGTGTATATACCCCTCTTGCTGCAGCATCTAGTTGCGCAAATAGTCTTTTGAGCTGATCTTTATTCaatctttgttttgttttcttctttgcCAACGATATTAAGAAACAAGCAAGTATTATTGGGCCAACGACCATGCCTATTGTGCTATGCATGGCCAAAACTAGCAAAGCAGCAGCCAATGCACCTCCACCCACCActttaaatattgttttgacCAATTTAATACACTTGTTGGCCTTGATTCTTTGTTTGGTTTTGTTATGTTGGGATGTTAATTCACGATACAAAAGGACGTGATTATGGTGTAATTCATGGAACTTCTCAGGGCTGATCACTGAAAGAGGGTTCTGTGAAGTGAATGAAACCAAAACTTTTTGTACCTGGTAGTACTCATCATTAGTCCAAGTTGAACCATTTGGAAcgcatttgattttttttatcatatccTGTATTTCTAGATAATTAATGCGTTCTTGATTGATATTTCTGAGGAGAAATTCACAGTTTTGGAATGCTTCTAGACTTGTATTAAAGTACTCGGCAAAAATTTGGAGATTTGGGTTCTCTAATATAGGGGTTAGGGTTTCTTGGCGGGGTTCAAGTAGATGGTCCACGAGTTGGACTTTGCTTAGATGAGGGGGAGTTGATAAGGAGTGTGGGCATTGTTCATCAAAAGACTTATTTATTTTCAGTTGGCTTTGAACTTTGTTGCATATCTCAGTGTAAGATTTCGTCCTAAATGCTTCTTTATATTCGTCATTCAAGTTTGGCTTGCTCACTAAGCGATTCACATCGGCTTTTCTGCTTCTTCCTGAATCCAAACAACCAAACAACATTAATTCAAATAGTATGAAACTGTATCAATCATCAAAACATGTATTGAAAGAATGACATCAGGGTAAAACATAAGCACAAAAACTAATTAGAATAATTGACAATTAAGTTAAAAATTCACATTCAAAATCAGTATTTGTTGAGTAGAATATCAAAACTTTGTATCCTGATGGAAATTAAAATCTGAtgagcggattttttttttttgcgatgAAGGAGATTGGAATAATGAGGTACTGAATTTTAGTGGGGATTATTTGAGACCGACAAGGAAAAACATACCTTCTTTTTGTAATTTGAACTTGGACAATAACATCTTTTTGATTGGAGAGATGACAATCATGATGTGTTTGAAAAAGAATATGATAACCCAAAGAAGACCCTGTTTATATAATGTTCATGTCTTGGCGGACTTCTATGGATAACCCATGTTGGTAGTCTAAAGCAAGAAGATCGCTGGCATCTTTTGTTCTTCACCGCTTGTGGTTATTATTGTGCTCTAGCTTTTCTTGAATGCAATTGCGTTCCTTGCAAGTTAGATTTTGTTCATGTAATATATATACCAGCTCTTTTTAATGAAAGATAGGTAATTAATGgaggagaaaatattttaggTAAATGTAAAGAAGTCTTCGGTAATTGATGACGTGTTACAGCTATGTTAACCATTCTTGGAGTCTACGTTTCTTAATCATGCTTTTCTATCCGTATTTGGTGTCGCatcttttattaattttcatgcTCTATCTGTTCAATCTACTGCTTGCGTCATAACTTCGTAATCATCTATTTCAATTTGCACTAAAAATTCTCACTTTAGTTAGTAATTGTCAATTGATACAGTACATGTTTTGCTTCTCTTATTGGTTCtttagtaaaaattaaaaatttatcttttgtgATGTCTTTAAATTTTGCCAATATTTGTTATCAGCTATATTTTGCAGAGTATTGTAGCGCGATCTTGCATGCATTtcaattaatgtttttttaaggTTTGAGTATccggtaaaatttaattttcataatttactTGAATGAGATACAAAATACTTTTCCATAAAAGTAAAGAAAAATCTATTAAGAGAAACTTGGCTGAAACTTATTAGGTATAAAACATGGCACACTTTGATGCTCAATTCTGTTGAATTAAGTGGGTTATACATATGCACAATGTGCTGTTTCACTGTGTGcacaattatttttcttataaaaaacACTGTTATTTCTGAggacttaatttttttaaaaatgtttttgctCCTGTTTTGTCATCTATTTTCCATTGGCTGCTTCAACGCAGAGATCACTGTGTGCACAATTCAGGACTCTAAATTCATACAAATGAAGATCAATGGACAAATATTACACGCTGATTCAACAAACTTATGGAACAACttgtttttctaaaatattatgTTCCACTATGAGTAACTGTTAAAAATAAACTTCTTATTCTTGTGTTGATTGATTTTAGTGTGAACGTAAACCAGGAGCTTGGCTTTCATTACAATTCATGGCAACACATGGTATGATTTTTCAACCTTCTCATGGGGAAAGCTCACAAGTTCTGTGATGTATTTTGTAAAGCATCCGCTTTTGCTGTTGTTTGCCTAGCGATCTTGAGATTTCTCTCCTTCTGAAAAGTGATGGCCATACTATTGCAACCAACCGTGTTAAATTATAACCTTTGGTAGTGTTTAAATAAAGAAGCTTTAGCAATTATACATTTGGTTTTGataactaaatatttttttttcttgaagaaaagtgaAGCAAGATAACTTTGAATCTCTACACTGAATAATTTCTGATTTTTAACCGCTTTAAAATGCATATTAAAGAGCACCGAAACATCGATGTGTCATTTCAAAGTTTGTttctttattaacttatttcTTGACAACCAAACGTCTCTTTGTTGAGATTATTATCAGATTTACTACCATGTGGATGCAAGAAGTTAAAAACAATTCAGTATTATTGTCATTGAAACTTGCAAGCTGTATAAATGGCAGTGAGAGTTAGAACGATGTATGCTGTACCCCTTCCTTTACATGACGAGCCTCAAATGGTTTGATTTCTGCACCGAAACAATTTTAATTCTTCAGTAATTTTTCATTGGTGTTGgacatttgaattttttgaatcGATTCTGTGAAGAATAAGATTCTTGTATTGCATGTTGACGTTTTGATGGCTTACGTTCCACTACTTTGAATTCCTAATTATGCAGCTATTAACATGTTCACAATCACTGTATCTATTCCACTGGATCTATTCTATGAAACTAATTTGGTTGAAATTGttccttttttatttattatcattGCAGGTAGGTACAGAAGAACACATTGCCGATTATCTTGCCAAAACCTGGAGATAAAATCAAGGTGAAGGTTTCTTCTACTGGGCTTTGAAGGACATGGAAAGGTGTGAGGAGTTGCGTGGAAAACATTTCCAATTAGCATCGGATGCTCCAATGGCACTATTGGGATTGCCTTTGTATCAACGGAATCTCATTGTCTGTACATATATAATTGGATATGAACAATATGACCTTGTCTTCTTATCGAGACTAAAATTTACGGGGAAGAAAATGTATTTATGGGTGTAATCAGCTATACAGTAtttgattataaaaataatgttgAATGGAATTCGACCAATTCCTTTTCAGTTCCTGATTGATTGCTTAATATTTAAGTATGTTTAATTTGGGAACTATAAAGTGTTTTAAGTACATAAAAAATCAATACGAAAACGATTACATGTTTTTCTTATCCACTAATTTACTCCACGACTTAAAATCCCACTTATAACCTTGAACTGCTAACACTACTATATCTCAAACTCAGAAATTAAGAGAAAGAACGACATAAATCAATCAACAATCTGTAGAGAACGGTTCTACTTGATCAATTGACAACTCTGCAGTTCAGGCGTATCTCATTTCCGCCACCCCCGATGCTACTCATTTTGATCATGGACTTGATAAATCCCTCAAAAAATTCTTGTTGATTTGTAGCATATTTGGTGATCAATGCCTTGGTTGTTGAAGTTGTGAGCAGAGCTTGGTCTGAGGAGAAAATGGACTTTCCTTGAAGAAGCGATTTGTAGTATGCATTGTCAAATACTGTTGGTGTGGAGTCCAAGAAAGAGCCTGCATTATTAACCTTGTTGTGCACTGGGCAAACCTGCCTTAGACTGGCAGCAAATGATGGATTCAAAGATGGGTCGACTTCGAGTTTGGCGTTGAAGTTGTGGATTCTGTTCTGGAAAGATGAGCAGTGGGAGAAACCAAGTGTGTGCCCTCCTGT
This genomic interval carries:
- the LOC140968725 gene encoding UPF0496 protein At1g20180-like is translated as MLFGCLDSGRSRKADVNRLVSKPNLNDEYKEAFRTKSYTEICNKVQSQLKINKSFDEQCPHSLSTPPHLSKVQLVDHLLEPRQETLTPILENPNLQIFAEYFNTSLEAFQNCEFLLRNINQERINYLEIQDMIKKIKCVPNGSTWTNDEYYQVQKVLVSFTSQNPLSVISPEKFHELHHNHVLLYRELTSQHNKTKQRIKANKCIKLVKTIFKVVGGGALAAALLVLAMHSTIGMVVGPIILACFLISLAKKKTKQRLNKDQLKRLFAQLDAAARGVYTLINDFDTVSWLEKTMNEEMEDMHLLVDNCVKRGKSETLEVAAKVFQMQEPRFLGQLEELEKHTYLSLLNINRTRKQVALEMNMAEN